DNA from Cyanobacteriota bacterium:
CGTCACTGTCTAGGTTTTTGAGGGTGGCGGCAATGCCACCTTGGGCAGCAACGGAATGGGAGCGAATGGGGTGGGTTTTGGCAATAAGGGCCACCGATCGCCCAGGGTCTGTTTTGGCAATTTCTAGAGCAGCACGGCATCCAGCCAGGCCACCCCCAACAATCAATACGTCGTAGTCAAGCATAGGTGCTTAGCAATGTAGGTAGCATGGCAGTAAAGGTATCACTCTTGGAAGGGTAAACGGGAGGTGTTAAGCAAGACTACACTATTCACAGCCCTTTAGCATTGAGCCTGTTATCTATGACTAGCCAGCGCCCGTACACAGTTGTCTTGATTGTGCCTACTGGCATTGGGGCGACGATCGGCGGCTACGCTGGCGATGCCCTGCCCGTTGCCCGTGGCATGGCCCAAGTTGCTGACTGCCTAATTACCCACCCTAATGTCCTCAATGGTGCACAGATGTATTGGT
Protein-coding regions in this window:
- a CDS encoding DUF3326 domain-containing protein gives rise to the protein MTSQRPYTVVLIVPTGIGATIGGYAGDALPVARGMAQVADCLITHPNVLNGAQMYW